One segment of Bacteroides caecimuris DNA contains the following:
- a CDS encoding TolC family protein has translation MDKMRRLTGKKILLVAVALCAFGFAKAQDTQAEKNILTLTLDKALEIALDENPTIKVAEEEIALKKVAGKEAWQNLLPEASITGALDHTIKAAEMKLNDMSFKMGQDGTNTANAGLSINLPLFVPGVYRAMSMTKTDIELAVEKSRASRLDLVNQVSKAYYQLMLAQDSYEVLQGSYKLAEDNYNVVNAKYQQGTVSEYDKISAEVQMRSIKPNLISAANAVTLAKLQLKVLMGITADVEIKINDSLTNYETAMFANQLKEENINLDNNTTMKQLDLNMKLLEKNVKSLKANFIPTLSMSFSYKYQSLYNPNINFLDYNWSNSSNLMFNLSIPLYKASNFTKVKSARIQMRQLDWNRIDTERQLNMQIVSCRNNMSASTEQVVSNKENVMQAKKAVVIAEKRYDVGKGTVLELNSSQVSLTQAQLTYNQSIYDYLVAKADLDQVLGKE, from the coding sequence ATGGACAAGATGAGAAGATTGACAGGTAAGAAGATTCTTCTGGTAGCTGTGGCACTCTGTGCATTTGGTTTTGCAAAGGCGCAAGACACACAGGCGGAGAAGAATATCCTGACCTTAACCTTAGACAAAGCCCTGGAAATTGCATTGGATGAGAATCCGACAATCAAAGTGGCAGAAGAAGAAATCGCTTTAAAGAAAGTGGCCGGCAAAGAAGCTTGGCAAAATCTGTTGCCGGAAGCTAGCATTACCGGCGCGCTAGATCATACTATTAAAGCGGCTGAAATGAAATTGAACGATATGTCGTTCAAGATGGGACAAGACGGTACGAACACCGCTAATGCAGGACTGAGCATTAATCTGCCACTCTTTGTGCCAGGCGTTTACCGTGCCATGTCGATGACAAAGACGGATATTGAACTGGCAGTAGAGAAGTCACGCGCTTCCCGACTGGATCTCGTGAATCAGGTAAGCAAGGCTTATTATCAGTTGATGCTTGCGCAGGACAGTTATGAAGTGCTTCAAGGCAGTTATAAACTGGCAGAAGATAACTACAATGTAGTGAATGCCAAATATCAGCAGGGAACTGTGAGCGAATATGACAAGATCAGTGCGGAAGTGCAGATGCGCAGCATTAAGCCAAACTTGATTTCGGCTGCTAATGCGGTGACTTTGGCTAAGTTGCAGTTGAAAGTCCTGATGGGTATTACAGCCGATGTGGAGATAAAAATTAACGATAGTCTGACCAACTATGAAACGGCGATGTTTGCCAACCAGTTGAAAGAAGAGAATATCAATCTGGACAACAATACCACCATGAAGCAGTTGGACTTGAACATGAAGTTGCTTGAAAAGAACGTAAAGTCCTTGAAAGCGAACTTCATACCGACTCTTTCCATGAGCTTCTCCTACAAATATCAGTCTTTGTATAATCCGAACATCAATTTCTTGGATTATAACTGGAGCAACAGTTCCAACCTGATGTTCAATCTTAGCATACCTTTATATAAGGCAAGCAACTTCACGAAAGTGAAATCTGCCCGTATACAGATGCGCCAGCTCGATTGGAACCGTATTGATACGGAAAGACAGTTGAATATGCAGATTGTCAGTTGTCGTAACAACATGAGTGCCAGCACAGAGCAGGTGGTCAGCAATAAGGAAAATGTGATGCAGGCAAAGAAAGCGGTAGTGATTGCCGAAAAACGTTATGATGTAGGTAAGGGCACGGTGCTCGAACTGAACAGTTCCCAAGTGTCGCTGACACAGGCACAACTCACCTATAATCAGTCCATAT
- a CDS encoding TetR/AcrR family transcriptional regulator, with the protein MMAEHGKDASQRVELRERIITAATEAFTSQGIKSITMDDIAAALGISKRTLYEVFSDKESLLKECILKAQAERDKYLQEVFEQSHNVLEVILAVFQKSIEMFHQTNKRFFEDIKKYPKIHEMMKNRQDSDSQKTMSFFKTGVEQGIFRSDVNFAIVNLLVREQFDVLLNTDICNEYPFIEVYESIMFTYIRGISTEKGAKVLEDFIQEYRKNRIAD; encoded by the coding sequence ATGATGGCAGAGCATGGAAAAGACGCTTCCCAACGGGTAGAGTTAAGAGAACGGATCATAACGGCAGCAACAGAAGCTTTTACTTCACAAGGCATCAAGAGCATTACGATGGACGACATTGCAGCAGCATTAGGAATCTCCAAACGTACCCTTTATGAAGTCTTTTCGGATAAAGAATCGTTGTTGAAAGAATGCATACTGAAGGCACAGGCAGAAAGAGATAAGTATTTGCAGGAAGTCTTTGAACAGTCGCACAATGTGTTAGAGGTAATACTTGCAGTCTTTCAGAAAAGTATTGAGATGTTCCATCAGACGAATAAACGCTTTTTTGAAGACATCAAGAAATATCCGAAGATACATGAGATGATGAAGAACCGGCAGGACAGCGATTCGCAGAAAACGATGTCCTTTTTCAAGACGGGAGTAGAGCAGGGCATCTTTCGTTCGGATGTGAACTTCGCTATCGTCAATTTGCTGGTACGAGAGCAGTTTGACGTACTTTTGAATACGGATATCTGCAATGAATATCCTTTTATTGAAGTGTACGAATCCATTATGTTTACTTATATACGCGGCATTTCTACCGAAAAAGGAGCAAAGGTATTGGAAGACTTTATACAAGAATATCGTAAGAACCGCATCGCAGATTAA